A genomic window from Candidatus Methylacidiphilum fumarolicum includes:
- a CDS encoding YfhL family 4Fe-4S dicluster ferredoxin, with protein MAYKIVASQCTGCSACEPECPNGAIYEKEGIFAIDPEKCTECIGFFDEPQCVSVCPVDNTCVIDKSRPRYKAKK; from the coding sequence ATGGCATATAAGATCGTTGCATCCCAATGTACAGGATGTTCTGCTTGTGAACCGGAGTGCCCAAATGGCGCTATCTATGAAAAAGAAGGCATTTTTGCCATAGATCCAGAAAAATGCACAGAATGTATAGGTTTTTTTGATGAACCGCAATGCGTATCTGTCTGTCCAGTAGACAATACCTGTGTGATTGATAAAAGTCGCCCACGATACAAAGCCAAAAAATAA
- a CDS encoding HesB/IscA family protein produces the protein MKISITPKAKQFISRMIRMCGGTKSAGMRLIVGEGGCSGFTTDFSVVEEPQQSDTIWEDGVRLFIPKECLPYFEEAIVHFIETPTETRLIVLSGRKNNNSCGCSSLPPDHSNG, from the coding sequence ATGAAAATATCAATTACACCCAAGGCAAAACAATTTATTAGCCGGATGATCCGGATGTGTGGAGGAACAAAAAGCGCGGGCATGCGATTGATTGTTGGAGAAGGAGGCTGCTCAGGATTTACTACGGATTTTAGCGTTGTCGAGGAGCCGCAGCAATCGGATACCATATGGGAGGATGGCGTTAGGCTGTTTATTCCAAAAGAATGTCTTCCTTACTTTGAAGAAGCCATTGTCCATTTTATTGAGACTCCCACCGAGACTAGACTGATTGTGCTATCAGGAAGAAAAAATAATAATAGCTGTGGCTGTTCCTCTCTGCCTCCAGATCATTCCAATGGATAA